From a region of the Rhinopithecus roxellana isolate Shanxi Qingling chromosome 8, ASM756505v1, whole genome shotgun sequence genome:
- the LOC104676512 gene encoding histone H3.3-like: MARTRQTARKSTGGKAPRKQLATKAARKSAPSTGGVKKPHRYRPGTGALREIRRYQKPTELLIRKLPFQRLVREIAQDFKTDLRFQSAAIGALQEASEAYLVGLFEDTNLCAIHAKRVTIMTKDIQLARRIRGERA, translated from the coding sequence ATGGCTCGTACAAGGCAGACTGCCCGCAAATCGACCGGTGGGAAAGCACCCAGGAAGCAACTGGCTACAAAAGCCGCTCGCAAGAGTGCGCCCTCTACTGGAGGGGTGAAGAAACCTCATCGCTACAGGCCTGGTACTGGGGCGCTCCGTGAAATTAGACGTTATCAGAAGCCCACTGAACTTCTGATTCGCAAACTTCCCTTCCAGCGTCTGGTGCGAGAAATTGCTCAGGACTTTAAAACAGATCTGCGCTTCCAGAGCGCAGCTATCGGTGCTTTGCAGGAGGCAAGTGAGGCCTATCTGGTTGGCCTTTTTGAAGACACCAACCTGTGTGCTATCCATGCCAAACGTGTAACAATTATGACAAAAGACATCCAGCTAGCACGCCGCATACGTGGAGAACGTGCTTAA